In a genomic window of Enterobacter asburiae:
- the moeB gene encoding molybdopterin-synthase adenylyltransferase MoeB has product MTVELSDQEMMRYNRQIVLRGFDFEGQEALKAANVLVVGLGGLGCAAAQYLAAAGVGRMTLLDFDTVSVSNLQRQTLHSDATVGQPKVESARAALARINPKCEFTLIDAMLDDDALSAQIAQHDLVLDCTDNVAIRNQLNAGCFAHKTPLVSGAAIRMEGQISVFTYAEGEPCYRCLSRLFGENALTCVEAGVMAPLVGVIGSLQAMEAIKVLARYGTPAAGKIVMYDAMTCQFREMKLMRNPGCEVCSQ; this is encoded by the coding sequence ATGACGGTGGAGCTGAGCGACCAGGAGATGATGCGCTACAACCGCCAGATCGTGCTGCGCGGGTTTGACTTTGAGGGCCAGGAAGCGCTCAAGGCAGCCAATGTGCTGGTCGTCGGTCTCGGCGGGCTGGGCTGCGCCGCCGCGCAGTACCTTGCCGCAGCGGGCGTTGGCAGGATGACGCTGCTGGATTTCGATACCGTGTCGGTGTCCAACCTGCAGCGCCAGACGCTGCACAGCGACGCGACGGTGGGCCAGCCGAAAGTGGAATCCGCCAGAGCGGCGCTGGCGCGCATTAACCCTAAATGTGAATTCACCCTGATTGACGCAATGCTGGATGACGATGCACTGTCGGCGCAGATTGCGCAGCACGATCTGGTGCTGGACTGCACCGACAACGTGGCTATTCGTAACCAGCTGAATGCGGGCTGTTTTGCCCATAAAACACCGCTGGTTTCCGGCGCGGCCATCCGTATGGAGGGGCAAATCAGCGTCTTCACGTACGCCGAAGGTGAACCCTGCTACCGCTGCCTGAGCCGTCTGTTCGGTGAGAACGCGCTAACCTGCGTCGAGGCGGGCGTGATGGCGCCGCTCGTTGGCGTTATTGGTTCGCTGCAGGCAATGGAAGCGATCAAAGTGCTGGCGCGCTACGGCACGCCTGCCGCGGGGAAAATCGTGATGTATGACGCGATGACCTGCCAGTTCCGCGAGATGAAGCTGATGCGTAACCCGGGGTGTGAGGTGTGTAGCCAGTAA
- the moeA gene encoding molybdopterin molybdotransferase MoeA — translation MDFTAGLMPLETALTQMLDRITPLHDVETLPLVHCFGRIAARDIVSPLNVPGFDNSAMDGYAVRMADLRTGNALPVAGKAFAGQPFSGEWPAGTCVRIMTGAPVPAGCDAVVMQEETEQTDDGVRFTASVKAGQNIRRTGEDITLGATVFAEGQKLTAGELPVLASLGIAEIDVVRKVRVAVFSTGDELQLPGQPLQDGQIYDTNRLAVHLMLEQLGCEVINLGIIPDDPEKLRAAFIEADNAADVVISSGGVSVGEADYTKTLLEELGEIAFWKLAIKPGKPFAFGKLPHSWFCGLPGNPVSAALTFYQLAIPLLAKLSGNKASPLPERLRVRAATRLKKSPGRLDFQRGILTRNADGELEVSTTGHQGSHIFSSFSLGNCFIVLERERGNVEAGEWVEVERFNHLFGG, via the coding sequence ATGGATTTTACCGCCGGACTGATGCCGCTTGAGACGGCACTCACGCAGATGCTTGACCGCATTACTCCCCTGCACGATGTCGAAACGCTGCCGCTTGTGCACTGTTTTGGCCGCATTGCCGCGCGCGATATCGTCTCTCCGCTTAACGTACCGGGGTTCGATAACTCCGCGATGGACGGTTACGCGGTACGCATGGCGGATCTCCGGACGGGTAACGCCCTGCCGGTGGCGGGTAAAGCCTTTGCGGGCCAGCCGTTTAGCGGTGAGTGGCCTGCGGGCACCTGCGTACGCATCATGACCGGCGCGCCGGTTCCGGCTGGCTGCGACGCCGTGGTGATGCAGGAAGAGACCGAGCAGACCGACGACGGGGTGCGTTTTACCGCGAGCGTCAAAGCGGGACAGAACATCCGCCGTACCGGCGAGGACATCACCCTTGGCGCAACGGTCTTTGCCGAGGGGCAGAAGCTGACGGCAGGTGAACTGCCGGTGCTGGCGTCGCTCGGCATCGCGGAAATTGACGTTGTCCGGAAAGTGCGCGTTGCCGTTTTCTCTACCGGCGACGAGCTGCAGCTTCCGGGCCAGCCGCTGCAGGACGGTCAGATTTACGATACCAACCGTCTGGCGGTGCACCTGATGCTGGAGCAGCTGGGCTGCGAGGTGATTAACCTCGGCATTATTCCTGACGATCCGGAAAAACTGCGCGCCGCGTTTATCGAGGCGGATAACGCCGCCGATGTGGTCATCAGCTCCGGCGGCGTATCGGTTGGCGAAGCGGATTACACTAAAACCCTTCTTGAAGAGCTGGGCGAAATCGCCTTCTGGAAGCTGGCGATCAAGCCGGGCAAACCGTTCGCCTTTGGCAAGCTTCCGCACAGCTGGTTCTGCGGCCTGCCGGGTAACCCGGTCTCTGCCGCGCTGACCTTCTACCAGTTGGCGATCCCGCTGCTGGCGAAGCTTTCCGGCAACAAAGCCAGCCCGCTGCCGGAACGCCTGCGCGTGCGTGCCGCCACGCGTCTGAAAAAATCGCCGGGCCGTCTCGATTTCCAGCGCGGCATTCTGACGCGCAACGCGGACGGTGAGCTTGAAGTGAGCACAACCGGACATCAGGGCTCGCACATTTTTAGCTCCTTCAGTCTGGGCAACTGCTTCATCGTGCTGGAGCGCGAACGCGGCAACGTGGAAGCCGGCGAATGGGTCGAGGTCGAGCGCTTTAACCACCTGTTCGGAGGCTGA
- the iaaA gene encoding beta-aspartyl-peptidase — MVNAVIAIHGGAGAITRAQLSPEQEKRYIDALYAIVETGQQMLEAGESALDVVTEAVRLLEECPLFNAGIGSVFTRDETHELDACVMDGVTLKAGAVAGVSHLRNPVLAARLVMEESPHVLLAGAGAEKFAFEHGMEPVSPDLFSTEERYQQLLEARTAGMTQLDHSAPLDETTKMGTVGAVALDKAGNLAAATSTGGMTNKLPGRVGDSPLPGAGCYANNATAAVSCTGTGDVFIRALAAYDITALMDYGGLSLSEACERVVMEKLPALGGVGGLIAVDREGNVALPFNSEGMYRAWGYAGDEPSTGIYRE; from the coding sequence ATGGTTAATGCGGTAATCGCAATTCATGGTGGCGCCGGGGCAATCACCCGTGCACAGCTCAGCCCCGAGCAGGAAAAGCGCTACATTGACGCGCTGTACGCCATTGTGGAAACGGGCCAGCAAATGCTGGAAGCGGGCGAGAGCGCGCTGGATGTGGTCACCGAGGCGGTGCGCCTGCTGGAAGAGTGTCCGCTCTTTAATGCCGGAATCGGTTCGGTCTTTACCCGGGATGAAACCCACGAGCTGGATGCCTGCGTGATGGACGGCGTCACCCTGAAGGCGGGCGCCGTGGCGGGTGTGAGCCATCTGCGAAATCCGGTGCTGGCGGCGCGACTGGTGATGGAGGAGAGCCCGCACGTTTTGCTGGCGGGCGCCGGGGCGGAGAAATTTGCCTTTGAGCACGGCATGGAACCGGTATCGCCGGATCTGTTTTCCACGGAAGAACGCTATCAGCAGCTGCTGGAAGCCCGAACGGCGGGCATGACGCAGCTTGACCATAGTGCGCCGCTTGATGAAACAACCAAAATGGGCACGGTCGGCGCGGTGGCGCTGGATAAGGCCGGAAACCTCGCGGCGGCGACGTCAACGGGCGGGATGACCAATAAGCTGCCCGGACGCGTCGGCGACAGCCCGCTGCCGGGCGCCGGCTGCTATGCCAATAACGCCACGGCGGCGGTGTCGTGTACCGGCACCGGGGATGTGTTTATTCGCGCCCTGGCGGCCTACGACATCACCGCGCTGATGGATTACGGCGGCTTAAGCCTGAGCGAAGCCTGCGAGCGCGTGGTGATGGAGAAACTGCCTGCCCTGGGCGGCGTCGGCGGGCTCATTGCCGTGGATCGTGAGGGCAACGTGGCTCTGCCGTTTAACAGCGAAGGGATGTATCGCGCCTGGGGTTACGCCGGTGATGAGCCGAGCACGGGCATCTATCGTGAATAA
- the gsiA gene encoding glutathione ABC transporter ATP-binding protein GsiA, with translation MPHSEELDNRQVLAVHQLNIAFQEERQFIPAVQNLSFSLNRGETLAIVGESGSGKSVTALALMRLLEQTGGQISSEKLLLRRRNRQVIDLNDLSASQMQGVRGADIAMIFQEPMTSLNPVFPVGEQIAESIRLHQGLSGDEALKEARRMLELVRIPEAQAILGRYPHQLSGGMRQRVMIAMALSCRPAVLIADEPTTALDVTIQAQILQLIKVLQQEMEMGVIFITHDMGVVADIADRVLVMHKGSAVETGPVEQIFHAPVHPYTKALLAAVPRLGAMNGSDLPRRFPLISLEASEPQEDEREQDTVVPGKPILEVRDLVTRFPLRSGVLNRVKREVHAVENVSFDLWPGETLALVGESGCGKSTTGRALLRLVETQEGTITFNGERIDTLPDNKLQAVRRDIQFIFQDPYASLDPRHTVGYSIMEPLRVHNLLDGEAAQRRVAWLLERVGLKPEHAWRYPHEFSGGQRQRICIARALALNPKVVIADESVSALDVSIRAQIINLLLDLQRDMGIAFLFISHDMAVVERISHRVAVMFMGQIVEIGPRRAVFENPQHPYTRKLIAAVPVADPAHRHGQRVLLQDEMPSNIRKRGEAVERVTLREVGSGHFVAPPRQDNAFSRL, from the coding sequence GTGCCGCACAGTGAAGAGTTGGACAATCGTCAGGTACTGGCTGTCCATCAGCTGAATATTGCGTTTCAGGAGGAGCGGCAGTTCATCCCCGCAGTACAGAATTTATCGTTTTCGCTGAATCGCGGCGAAACGCTGGCGATTGTCGGCGAGTCTGGTTCCGGTAAGTCGGTTACCGCACTGGCATTGATGCGCCTGCTGGAGCAAACGGGCGGGCAAATATCCAGCGAAAAGCTACTCCTGCGCCGCCGCAATCGTCAGGTTATTGACTTAAACGATCTGAGCGCCTCACAGATGCAGGGCGTGCGCGGGGCGGATATCGCCATGATCTTCCAGGAGCCAATGACCTCGCTCAACCCGGTTTTCCCGGTCGGGGAGCAAATTGCCGAGTCCATCCGGCTGCATCAGGGTCTGAGCGGCGATGAGGCGCTGAAAGAGGCCCGACGGATGCTGGAGCTGGTGCGCATTCCGGAGGCGCAGGCCATTCTGGGGCGCTACCCACATCAGCTCTCCGGCGGCATGCGCCAGCGGGTGATGATTGCCATGGCGCTCTCCTGCCGTCCGGCGGTGCTGATTGCCGATGAACCGACGACGGCGCTGGACGTGACGATTCAGGCGCAGATCCTGCAGCTCATCAAAGTGCTGCAGCAGGAGATGGAGATGGGGGTGATCTTTATCACTCACGATATGGGCGTGGTCGCCGATATTGCCGATCGGGTGCTGGTCATGCACAAGGGCAGCGCGGTGGAAACCGGCCCGGTCGAGCAGATCTTTCACGCGCCGGTTCATCCTTATACCAAAGCGCTGCTGGCGGCGGTACCGCGCCTGGGGGCGATGAACGGCAGCGATTTGCCGCGCCGCTTCCCCCTGATTTCTCTCGAGGCGTCTGAGCCGCAGGAGGATGAGCGCGAGCAGGACACCGTGGTGCCGGGCAAGCCGATACTCGAAGTGCGCGATCTGGTGACCCGCTTTCCGCTGCGCAGCGGCGTGTTGAACCGCGTAAAGCGCGAAGTGCACGCGGTGGAAAACGTCAGTTTCGATCTCTGGCCGGGCGAAACGCTGGCGCTGGTGGGGGAGTCCGGCTGCGGGAAATCCACCACCGGGCGGGCGCTGCTCAGGCTCGTGGAGACGCAGGAGGGGACGATAACCTTTAACGGTGAACGTATCGACACCCTGCCAGATAACAAATTACAGGCAGTCCGCCGGGATATTCAGTTTATCTTCCAGGATCCGTATGCCTCTCTCGACCCGCGCCATACGGTGGGCTATTCGATCATGGAGCCGCTGCGGGTACATAACCTGCTCGACGGCGAGGCGGCACAGCGCCGCGTGGCCTGGCTGCTGGAGCGCGTCGGCCTGAAGCCGGAACACGCCTGGCGTTATCCGCACGAGTTTTCCGGCGGACAGCGGCAGCGTATCTGCATCGCCCGCGCGCTGGCGCTGAACCCGAAGGTGGTGATTGCCGATGAGTCCGTCTCGGCGCTGGATGTTTCCATTAGGGCGCAAATTATCAACCTGTTGCTGGATTTACAGCGGGATATGGGAATTGCCTTCCTGTTTATCTCGCACGATATGGCGGTGGTAGAACGCATCAGCCACCGTGTGGCGGTGATGTTTATGGGGCAAATAGTCGAGATTGGGCCGCGAAGGGCGGTGTTTGAAAACCCGCAGCATCCGTATACCCGCAAGCTTATCGCGGCGGTCCCGGTTGCCGATCCGGCGCACCGTCACGGCCAGCGCGTGCTGCTGCAGGATGAAATGCCGAGCAACATACGTAAACGCGGCGAGGCCGTGGAGCGCGTGACGCTGCGCGAGGTCGGTTCTGGCCACTTCGTGGCTCCCCCGCGTCAGGACAATGCATTTTCGCGGTTATAA
- the gsiB gene encoding glutathione ABC transporter substrate-binding protein GsiB — protein MVTFVARRWLLAASVTAALAAAPAFAAKDVVVAVGSNFTTLDPYDANDTLSQAVAKSFYQGLFGLDKEMKLKNVLAEGYTVSEDGLVYTIKLRTGVKFQDGTDFNAEAVKVNLDRASNPENSLKRYNLYKNIASTEVVDPATVKITLKEPFSAFINILAHPATAMISPAALKKYGKEIGFHPVGTGPYELLTWNQTDFVKVKKFAGYWQKGLPKLDTITWRPVVDNNTRAAMLQTGEAQFAFPIPYEQAAILQKNSKLELVASPSIMQRYISMNVTQKPFDNPKVREAINYAINRQALVKVAFAGYATPATGVLPPAIAYAQSYQPWPYDPAKARELLKEAGFPNGFSTTLWSSHNHSTAQKVLQFTQQQLAQVGIKAQVTAMDAGQRAAEVEGKGQKESGVRMFYTGWSASTGEADWALSPLFASQNWPPTLFNTAFYSNPQVDKDLADALKTTKPEEKARLYKDAQDIIWKESPWVPLVVEKLVSAHNKALTGFYIMPDTGFSFDDADLK, from the coding sequence ATGGTTACTTTTGTAGCGCGTAGATGGTTGTTAGCCGCGAGCGTGACGGCAGCCCTGGCCGCTGCCCCCGCGTTCGCCGCCAAAGATGTGGTGGTCGCCGTCGGCTCCAACTTCACCACGCTCGATCCGTACGACGCCAACGACACGCTCTCTCAGGCGGTGGCAAAATCGTTCTATCAGGGCCTGTTTGGCCTGGATAAAGAGATGAAGCTTAAAAACGTGCTGGCGGAGGGATACACCGTGTCCGAAGACGGGCTGGTTTATACCATCAAGCTCAGAACCGGCGTGAAGTTCCAGGACGGGACAGATTTCAATGCGGAGGCGGTGAAGGTTAACCTCGATCGCGCCAGCAATCCGGAAAATAGCCTCAAGCGCTATAACCTGTATAAAAATATCGCCAGCACCGAGGTGGTCGACCCGGCGACGGTAAAAATCACCCTGAAAGAGCCGTTCTCCGCGTTTATCAATATTCTGGCGCATCCGGCAACGGCGATGATTTCCCCTGCCGCGCTGAAAAAATACGGCAAGGAGATCGGCTTCCATCCTGTTGGCACTGGTCCTTACGAATTGCTCACCTGGAACCAGACCGATTTTGTGAAGGTGAAGAAATTCGCGGGATACTGGCAGAAAGGGCTGCCGAAGCTGGACACCATCACCTGGCGTCCGGTGGTGGACAACAACACCCGCGCGGCGATGCTGCAAACCGGCGAGGCGCAGTTTGCCTTCCCGATCCCGTACGAGCAGGCCGCCATTCTGCAGAAAAACAGCAAGCTGGAGCTGGTTGCCAGCCCGTCGATCATGCAGCGCTACATCAGCATGAACGTCACGCAAAAGCCATTCGATAATCCGAAGGTGCGTGAGGCCATCAACTATGCCATTAACCGGCAGGCGCTGGTGAAGGTCGCTTTTGCCGGCTATGCCACCCCGGCGACCGGCGTGCTGCCGCCGGCTATCGCCTATGCGCAAAGCTATCAGCCGTGGCCGTACGATCCGGCAAAAGCGCGCGAGTTGCTGAAAGAGGCGGGCTTCCCGAACGGTTTCAGCACCACGCTGTGGTCGTCGCATAATCACAGTACTGCCCAGAAGGTGCTGCAGTTTACCCAGCAGCAGCTGGCGCAGGTGGGGATTAAGGCGCAGGTCACCGCGATGGATGCCGGGCAGCGTGCGGCAGAAGTGGAGGGGAAAGGGCAGAAAGAGAGCGGCGTGCGGATGTTCTACACCGGCTGGTCAGCCTCGACCGGTGAAGCCGACTGGGCGCTGTCGCCGCTGTTTGCCTCGCAGAACTGGCCGCCAACCTTGTTCAACACCGCGTTTTACAGCAATCCGCAGGTGGACAAAGACCTGGCCGATGCCCTGAAAACCACCAAACCGGAAGAGAAAGCGCGCCTCTACAAAGACGCGCAGGATATTATCTGGAAAGAGTCGCCGTGGGTGCCGCTGGTGGTGGAGAAACTGGTGTCAGCTCATAACAAAGCGTTGACCGGGTTCTACATCATGCCGGACACGGGCTTTAGCTTTGACGATGCGGATTTAAAATAA
- the gsiC gene encoding glutathione ABC transporter permease GsiC translates to MLNYVCKRLLGLIPTLLIVAVLVFLFVHMLPGDPARLVAGPEADATVIDLVRKQLGLDQPLYMQFIHYICNVLQGDFGISMVSRRPVSEEIASRFMPTFWLTIASMSWAVVFGLGAGIVAAVWRNRWPDKLGMALAVTGISFPAFALGMLLMQIFSVELGWLPTVGADTWKHYILPSMTLGAAVSAVMARFTRASFVDVLSEDYIRTARAKGVSEKWVILKHGFRNAMIPVVTMMGLQFGFLLGGSIVVEKVFNWPGLGRLLVDSVEMRDYPVIQAEVLLFSLEFILINLVVDVLYAAINPAIRYK, encoded by the coding sequence ATGCTGAACTATGTTTGTAAACGCCTGCTGGGGCTTATCCCGACGCTGCTGATTGTGGCGGTGCTGGTGTTTCTGTTTGTCCATATGCTGCCGGGCGATCCGGCGCGTCTGGTTGCCGGGCCTGAAGCGGATGCCACCGTCATTGACCTGGTGCGTAAACAGCTTGGCCTCGACCAGCCGCTGTATATGCAGTTCATCCATTATATCTGCAACGTTCTGCAGGGCGATTTTGGTATCTCGATGGTGTCGCGCCGTCCGGTGTCGGAGGAGATTGCCAGCCGCTTTATGCCGACGTTCTGGTTAACGATAGCCAGCATGAGCTGGGCGGTGGTGTTTGGGCTTGGCGCCGGGATTGTCGCGGCCGTCTGGCGCAACCGCTGGCCGGACAAGCTCGGCATGGCGCTGGCGGTGACCGGCATCTCCTTCCCGGCGTTCGCGCTGGGGATGCTGCTGATGCAGATCTTCTCCGTCGAGTTGGGCTGGCTACCGACCGTCGGGGCCGATACCTGGAAGCATTATATTCTGCCCTCCATGACGCTGGGCGCGGCCGTGTCGGCAGTGATGGCCCGCTTTACCCGCGCCTCGTTCGTGGACGTGCTTAGCGAAGATTATATTCGCACTGCGAGGGCGAAAGGGGTCAGCGAGAAGTGGGTCATTCTCAAGCACGGGTTCCGCAATGCGATGATCCCGGTGGTGACGATGATGGGGCTGCAGTTTGGCTTCCTGCTGGGTGGCTCTATCGTCGTGGAAAAGGTCTTCAACTGGCCGGGGCTGGGACGTCTGCTGGTCGATTCCGTCGAGATGCGCGACTACCCGGTGATTCAGGCGGAAGTCCTGCTTTTCTCGCTGGAGTTTATTCTTATCAACTTAGTGGTGGACGTGCTCTACGCCGCCATTAACCCGGCCATCAGGTACAAGTAA
- the gsiD gene encoding glutathione ABC transporter permease GsiD, with protein sequence MRLLNWRRQAVLSAMPGLKPEHVRTPWSEFWRRFRRQPVAMAAGLFVLLLIAVAIVAPWVAPFDAENYFDYDRLNDGPSMLHWFGVDSLGRDIFSRVLVGAQISLAAGVFAVLIGAAIGTVLGLVAGYYEGWWDRIIMRICDVLFAFPGILLAIAVVAIMGSGMANVIIAVAVFSIPAFARLVRGNTLVLKQQTFIESARSMGASDATILFSHILPGTVSSIVVYFTMRIGVSIISAASLSFLGLGAQPPTPEWGAMLNEARADMVIAPHVAIFPSLAIFLTVLAFNLLGDGLRDALDPRIKG encoded by the coding sequence ATGCGATTGTTGAACTGGCGGCGTCAGGCCGTTTTGAGCGCGATGCCGGGGCTGAAACCGGAGCATGTCCGCACGCCGTGGTCCGAATTCTGGCGGCGTTTTCGCCGTCAGCCGGTCGCGATGGCGGCGGGGCTGTTTGTGCTGCTGCTGATTGCGGTGGCGATCGTTGCGCCCTGGGTGGCGCCGTTTGATGCGGAGAACTATTTTGACTACGACCGTCTGAACGACGGCCCCTCGATGCTGCACTGGTTCGGCGTGGACTCCCTCGGTCGCGATATCTTCAGCCGCGTGCTGGTGGGGGCGCAGATTTCTCTCGCCGCCGGAGTGTTCGCGGTGCTGATCGGCGCGGCCATCGGGACCGTGCTGGGGCTTGTCGCCGGGTATTACGAAGGCTGGTGGGACCGCATCATCATGCGCATCTGCGACGTGCTGTTTGCCTTCCCCGGCATTCTGCTGGCGATTGCCGTGGTGGCTATCATGGGCAGTGGTATGGCGAACGTGATTATCGCCGTCGCGGTCTTTTCGATACCGGCCTTTGCCCGCCTGGTGCGCGGCAACACGCTGGTGCTGAAACAGCAAACCTTTATCGAATCCGCCCGCAGCATGGGGGCAAGCGACGCTACCATCCTCTTTAGCCATATTCTGCCGGGCACGGTATCGTCCATCGTGGTCTATTTCACCATGCGTATCGGGGTGTCGATTATCTCGGCGGCCAGCCTGTCGTTTTTAGGGTTAGGGGCTCAGCCACCGACGCCGGAGTGGGGCGCGATGCTGAACGAGGCGAGGGCGGATATGGTGATTGCGCCGCACGTGGCGATCTTCCCGAGTCTGGCGATTTTCCTGACCGTGCTGGCGTTTAATCTGCTGGGGGACGGGCTGCGCGACGCGCTGGATCCGAGGATTAAGGGGTAG
- the rimO gene encoding 30S ribosomal protein S12 methylthiotransferase RimO has translation MSNVTHQPKIGFVSLGCPKNLVDSERILTELRTEGYDVVPSYDNADMVIVNTCGFIDSAVQESLEAIGEALTENGKVIVTGCLGAKEDQIREVHPKVLEITGPHSYEQVLQHVHHYVPKPKHNPFLSLVPEQGVKLTPRHYAYLKISEGCNHRCTFCIIPSMRGDLVSRPIGEVLAEAKRLADAGVKELLVISQDTSAYGVDVKHRSGFHNGEPVKTSMVGLCEQLSKLGIWTRLHYVYPYPHVDDVIPLMAEGKILPYLDIPLQHASPRILKLMKRPGSVDRQLARIKQWREICPELTLRSTFIVGFPGETEEDFQMLLDFLKEARLDRVGCFKYSPVEGATANELADQVPEEVKEERWNRFMQLQQQISAERLQEKVGREIMVIIDEVDEEGAIGRSMADAPEIDGAVYLNGETNVKPGDIIRVKVENADEYDLWGSRV, from the coding sequence ATGAGTAATGTTACGCACCAGCCGAAAATCGGCTTCGTCTCCCTGGGCTGCCCGAAAAACCTGGTGGATTCCGAACGCATCCTGACCGAACTGCGCACCGAAGGCTATGACGTGGTGCCAAGCTACGACAACGCCGATATGGTGATCGTGAACACCTGTGGCTTTATCGACAGCGCGGTGCAGGAGTCACTGGAAGCCATCGGTGAAGCCCTGACCGAAAACGGCAAAGTGATCGTGACCGGCTGTCTGGGTGCGAAAGAAGACCAGATCCGCGAAGTGCACCCGAAGGTGCTGGAGATCACCGGCCCGCACAGCTACGAGCAGGTGCTGCAACATGTTCATCACTACGTGCCAAAACCCAAGCACAACCCGTTCCTGAGCCTGGTGCCGGAACAGGGCGTGAAGCTGACGCCGCGCCACTACGCTTACTTAAAAATTTCCGAAGGCTGCAACCATCGCTGCACCTTCTGCATTATCCCGTCCATGCGTGGCGATCTGGTGAGCCGTCCGATTGGCGAAGTGCTGGCGGAAGCGAAACGCCTGGCCGACGCGGGCGTGAAGGAGCTGCTGGTGATTTCCCAGGACACCTCCGCGTACGGCGTGGACGTTAAGCACCGCTCCGGGTTCCACAACGGCGAGCCGGTGAAAACCAGCATGGTGGGCCTGTGCGAGCAGCTGTCTAAACTGGGTATCTGGACGCGTCTGCACTACGTCTACCCGTACCCGCACGTTGACGACGTGATCCCGCTGATGGCGGAAGGCAAAATCCTGCCATACCTGGATATCCCGCTGCAGCACGCCAGTCCGCGTATCCTGAAGCTGATGAAGCGCCCTGGCTCGGTTGACCGCCAGCTGGCGCGCATCAAGCAGTGGCGTGAAATCTGCCCGGAATTGACCCTGCGCTCCACCTTCATCGTCGGCTTCCCGGGTGAAACCGAAGAAGACTTCCAGATGCTGCTCGACTTCCTGAAAGAAGCGCGTCTTGACCGCGTCGGCTGCTTCAAATACAGCCCGGTAGAAGGCGCAACCGCCAACGAGCTGGCGGACCAGGTGCCGGAAGAGGTGAAAGAAGAGCGCTGGAACCGCTTCATGCAGCTGCAACAGCAGATCTCTGCCGAGCGTCTGCAGGAAAAAGTGGGCCGCGAAATTATGGTCATCATCGACGAAGTGGACGAAGAAGGCGCGATTGGCCGCAGCATGGCGGACGCCCCTGAAATCGACGGCGCGGTGTACCTGAATGGCGAAACCAACGTTAAGCCGGGCGATATTATTCGCGTGAAGGTTGAAAACGCGGATGAGTATGACCTGTGGGGTAGCCGGGTTTAA